Below is a window of Pseudochaenichthys georgianus unplaced genomic scaffold, fPseGeo1.2 scaffold_859_arrow_ctg1, whole genome shotgun sequence DNA.
taggagcgtaaGTGTTTTTTACGCTTCCCTCTAATCTTTTCTGTTGTATTTCATATTTAATGAATATCTTTGGAACACATCACCTCGACTCGGAGAAACTGAGATCGACCATTTGTTTTGACATTTTATACTTCAAAGCATAAATCAGGAAAAACTAATCCATAAAGAAAACAATCGTTGCAGCTCTAATTTGTATAATAATCTAAAATGTTTAACCCTGCGTAAAGAATACAAAACAAAGATATTTAAACACAGATGTGATGTTTGGCGCTGCAGGAAGTCAGCAGAGTTCCCGTCACGCAGGAAGCAGCTCCACGACAGCTTTAAAAACACTGTGAGAGAAACGTCCGACATTCAGGAAACAAAAGGTCCGTCTgtgttcccgccgtccctccgTAGGAAACCCCACCAGGTCAGTATCGATATCCCCATGAGTCTCTCGTTGATCGCTGCACACAGGAGACATCTCAAAGAACCGCTTTGTCTGAACGCAGGAATGTTCCGGAGCGTCCAGGGTCTCCGAGGGAAACAGTCAAATTTACAAAAATCAGATCTGAGGCCGGACCACATGGACCACATGGTAACGGAGGTTTGGGGTTTTTGGGCTGTTTAATATCGACACAGATTTAAATATACAAACAGTATACAACAAACGTGAGGATTTACAACAAAAAACACTTCTCTCACTCTCGTCATCTgcggtgtctctttgaagtcgtCCTGCGTCTCTTTGAAGTCGTCCTGCGTCTCTTTGAGGTCGTCCTACGTCTCTTTGAGGTCGTCCTGCGTCTCTTTGAAGTCGTCCTGCGTCTCTTTGAAGTCGTCCTGCGTCTCTTTGAAGTCGTCCTACGTCTCTTTGAAGTCGTTTAAAGTCATTTTGTATGTCTTTGAAATAGTTTTGTCTTTGAAGTAATTTGTGTATGTCTTTGAAGTTGTTTTGTGTGTCTTTGAAGTTGTTTTGCGTCTCCTTGAAGTTGTTTTGTGTGCCTTTGAAGTTGTTTTGTGTGCCTTTGAAGTTGTTTTGTGTGCCTTTGAAGTTGTTTTGTGTGCCTTTGAAGTTGTTTTGTGTGTCTTTGAAGTTGTTTTGCGTCTCCTTGAAGTTGTTTTGTGTGCCTTTGAAGTTGTTTTGTGTGTCTTTGAAGTTGTTTTGTGTGTCTTTGAAGTTGTTTTGCGTCTCCTAGAAGTTGTTTTGTGTGCCTTTGAAGTTGTTTTGTGTGTCTTTGAAGTTGTTTTGCGTCTCCTTGAAGTTGTTTTGTGTGCCTTTGAAGTTGTTTTGTGTGTCTTTGAAGTTGTTTTGTGTGCCTTTGAAGTTGTTTTGTGTGTCTTTGAAGTTGTTTTGTGTGTCTTTGAAGTTGTTTTGTGTGTCTTTGAAGTTGTTTTGTGTGCCTTTGAAGTTGTTTTGTGTGCCTTTGAAGTTGTTTTGTGCGTCCTTGAAGTTGTTTTGCGTCTCCTTGAAGTTGTTTTGCGTCTCTTTGAAGTTGTTTTGTGTGCCTTTGAAGTTGTTTTGTGTGCCTTTGAAGTTGTTTTGTGTGTCTTTGAAGTTGTTTTGTGTGTCTTTGAAGTTGTTTTGCGTCTCCTTGAAGTTGTTTTGCGTCTCTTTGAAGTTGTTTTGCGTCTCTTTGAAGTTGTTTTGTGTGCCTTTGAAGTTGTTTTGTGTGCCTTTGAAGTTGTTTTGTGTGTCTTTGAAGTTGTTTTGTGTGTCTTTGAAGTTGTTTTGTGTGCCTTTGAAGTTGCTTTGCGTGCCTTTGAAGTTGCTTTGCTTTCGTCAAAGTTGTCTCGTATTTCTGAGTATATATTTCAGACATTTTGCTCTGGAGACAAAGTGAGTCTTGCATTTGATTCATACGGAATGCTCTCTTTCTGTGTTTCTGCAAATCATGGACTTGAGTCtcgatatttaaaaacaaaataagtgCATATTTAAGTAATTTAGCATCTCTTAAAAGTTTTTTGTATTTCCTTTTTAGTCACTTTTGTctctgtagtgatctctacaaagCCGTCATGTTTGGTTGTTGTCCTTTTGAacttgttttgtgtctctttgaagtaatTGTTTATGTCTTTGAAGTCATTTTGCGTCTCTTCAAAGTTGTCACGTTGTATTTTGGATTATTTTGAAGTTGTCTTACGTCTCTTtgaagttgtatttccttttagTCGCTTTTTTTTTCTCTGTAGTAATTTTACGTCTCTTCAAAGTTGTCTGGTATTTCTAAGTCGTTTCTTGTCTCTCGGAAGTTGTCTTACGTC
It encodes the following:
- the LOC139433659 gene encoding trichohyalin-like, which translates into the protein MNQMQDSLCLQSKMSEIYTQKYETTLTKAKQLQRHAKQLQRHTKQLQRHTKQLQRHTKQLQRHTKQLQRHTKQLQRDAKQLQRDAKQLQGDAKQLQRHTKQLQRHTKQLQRHTKQLQRHTKQLQRDAKQLQGDAKQLQGRTKQLQRHTKQLQRHTKQLQRHTKQLQRHTKQLQRHTKQLQRHTKQLQRHTKQLQRHTKQLQGDAKQLQRHTKQLQRHTKQLLGDAKQLQRHTKQLQRHTKQLQRHTKQLQGDAKQLQRHTKQLQRHTKQLQRHTKQLQRHTKQLQRHTKQLQGDAKQLQRHTKQLQRHTQITSKTKLFQRHTK